In Chaetodon auriga isolate fChaAug3 chromosome 9, fChaAug3.hap1, whole genome shotgun sequence, the genomic window GTAGTGAGAATGAGAGAGGGTAGAGCGGGTAATTCAGGCTGACTTGAAGAGTAAAatagctttttttcccccataatTTTTGTCATCACTCCTTTTGTCAACATATTCATGAGCTCTATCAGAACAATTCTGATTTTATGCCTGGTTTGACATTCTGCTTGTTCTCCTATGCAATTATATGTTGTTCTACGATTTTGTATCATGTCTAATTGTACACTCTTATTTCATTCTTCCCTTTGTTGGAATATAAATTGATAAGTGTAAATTGACGAAGAGCATGGAAAATTGGCTTAAATGCGATTATTGAGTGTGCGTCGTCAATACTCTTTCACTTAGCGGTGAACAATGCGcaatgtaaaagtaaaatagaCTTGCATGTACAATATGGCAGTGTGGAAGAACAAGCTCAACATGACTCAGCACTAGTAAATAACCTGAGAGGATCTAATGATGCTGTAATTGAAGGGGGCGCCTGAACAGCACCCTGTCGCGATCGCTGTCCTTAGTGCTGAAAGTCTTTGTTGTCGTTTCCTGATACTCATGTCgtcatctctgtcttttcttttcacgACAATAATTATGCTTTGTAAAGAATATTCACCTGTGTTTTGTACGAATcgcaaaacatattttctttgaTAGAATTCCTGAATGAGAGTTTGTGGTTGCTTGTGTGGGGACTCAACAGCCACATGGTATATTTCCATGCTGCGATTATCACTATGACGaaaaccaaagaaacaaaacgATCGTTGGCTTAACATGCAGAACATCTTTCAAAGGTCTGCAGTAAGAAAAAGGGTCGCATGGTGTCAGTGTAATGTAAAAAGTCATCTTTACACGAGCTTGTCGTCACTGCTATTTGGTTCCACCTCCTGACAATACTCTCACCGCGACACTGACGGGATCGTTTCTCTGCTCATTGGTTATAAATGGTTGGTTTTCCCTCAATTTTTCGATGtatatgaagtgaatgaataGCACTTGGGAGTAAAGTGTTGGATTCCGTCTGTGCAACGTTCCAGTCGTCCATGTGATGGACTACTGACGTCTTCGGGTTTAACCATGGAACAAAGAAGATACGAGCAACGGAGGGCGCGTGGATTTTTGGTCTGCTTCGTGGCTGCGGTGCTTTTGTGGAGTGTGGCCTCGGCGCAGTTAAGATACTCGATCTCTGAGGAAGTTAATGAAGGAACTGTGGTTGGAAATATCGCAAAAGATCTGGGATTAGATAAAAGCACgctgaaagacaggaagtatCGGATTGTTTCAAGTAATGCGGATCCTCTTTTCCACGTAAACCAGAACGATGGCATCTTGTATGTGAGCCGAAAGATTGACAGAGAAGAGGTGTGCGCGCAGAGCAGTACGTGTTTGATAAATGTGAAAACGGTGCTGGAAAACCCATTGGAGGTCCATTATATCAGATTGGAAGTGCTGGATATGAATGACAATTTCCCCATTTTTCCGGAGAAAGAGACAACTTTGGAGATTTCTGAGAACGTGTTGCCCGGAGCTCGATTTCAGCTAAAAGCCTCACGGGATGCAGACAGTGGTCATTTCTCTGTGCAGCAATATAAACTGAGCCAAAATGATCATTTCCGTTTGGAAGTTAAAGATAAAGGAGATGATGGCAAAATACCGATATTGGTTGTTCAAAAATCTTTAGACAGGGAAACTGCAGGAAGTCACTCATTAGTACTGATCGCACTAGATGGAGGGAAACCTCCAAAAACTGGCGAAATGAATATTCTGGTAAATGTATTAGATATTAATGATAACGCGCCTGTTTTTACTAAAGAGGTTTATTCTGTGATGCTCGATGAAAATGCTGCAGTAGGTACAACAGTTACACAagtgaatgcaactgatttaGATGAAGGACCAAACGGAGAAGTAGTTTACTCATTCAGCAAGAGTATGaatcaaaatatattaaaactaTTTGATATCAATGCCTTAACAGGTGAGATAACTGTTAAAGGATTAATTGATTATGAGGAGAAAGACAAatatgaaattgaaattgaagCATCAGATAAAGGTCTTGCTCCTCTAACGACAGAAAAAAGCGTCATTATCAAGATAGTTGACATGAATGATAATGCACCTGAGATTGAAGTCACCTCATTTTCAAGCTCCATCCCTGAAGACTCCAGACCTGGAACTACTGTTGCCCTGATCAGTGTGAATGACTTGGACTCTGGTCTCAATGGAAAAGTTATTTGCTCCATAGGTGAGGATGTTCCATTTGCTTTATCACCATCATTACAAgacaaaatgtattcattagTAACTAAATCACCtctggacagagagaaacagtcaCATTATGACCTGACAATAACTGCAAAAGATGCTGGTCAACCTCCAATGTCATCTGAAAAGACAATCAGCGTTGTGGTGtcagatgtgaatgacaacagtCCAGAGTTTTCACTGAGTCCATATACTTTCTATATCACTGAGGCTAATGAGCCAGgagcctctgtgttttctgttaaagCTTTTGATCGTGATGAGAACGACAATGCtctcatatcatatcatattcTCAGAGATGGGAGCCAAGAAAATAAATTGGCTTCATTTCTCAACATAAATTCTGAAAATGGAGACATTCTGGCACTAAAAAGTTTTGattttgaaacagtgaaaactttCCAGTTCCAAGTTGTTGCCACTGATTCTGGAACTCCGTCACTGAGCAGCAACGTCACAGTGAACGTGTTCATTCTGGATCAGAACGACAACGCTCCAGTCATCCTGTATCCACTCAGCTCCAACGGTtctgctgaaggtgtggaggagatTCCCCGCAATGTCAACGCAGGTCACCTGGTGACCAAAGTCAGAGCCTATGACGCTGATATAGGATATAACGGCTGGTTACTCTTCtcactgcaggaagtcactgaccACAGTCTCTTTGGTTTGGACCGCTATACAGGACAGATCAGAACACTTCGctcattcacagagacagacgaggctGAGCACAAACTGCTCATACTGGTCAAAGACAATGGCAACGTTTCCCTCTCAGCAACAGCTACTGTGATTGTCAAAGTTGTGGAGCCCAAAGAGGCTTTTGCGGCTTCTGATGTTAAAAGTGCAGCAACGGTTGAAGAGGGGAATGATGTGACTTTTTATCTGATGATAACTTTGGGCTCAGTTTCAGTTCTTTTCATCATCAGTATCATCGTGCTGATTGCAATGCAGTGCTCCAAATCAACAGACTATACTTCTAAATATCTACAAGAGACTAATTATGATGGgacactgtgtcacagcatcCAGTACAGATCAGGAGACAAGCGGTACATGTTAGTTGGACCCAGAATGAGTATAGGATCTACTATTGTCCCTGGCAGCCATGCGAATACACTGGTGCTTCCTGACAGAAGGAGGGCATCTGAAGAGGTAAGATGTGTTGAAACAAACTCGAAGTAATTGAGAATTTTATATTGAGGgaattttttccttttttgaagGGATTGTTAAATTCTGGCAAATAATACGAATTGGTCGAGACTTGTGGTCCTAAATTGGCAATAACTCTGGTTTGTAAATGTAAACTCATTTCATATTAGTTATAcatgaaagacatttttcttAAATGAGGAGTTCATGAAAAGTGTCCAGTTTGCTGATGATGTGATTTGCCTGATTGCTTCCTACATACAGATATACAGTACTGTGTGTTTTCGTGGGCCTTGCTCTGGTTTTGCAACGTATGCTGTTGAAACATTTAGCTCGTGTTTGGTTTGACTTTGAAGGTGTGGTCCTTTGGCATTTTAACTGCACAATTCTTTTTTATGGGTTAATCTCGACATGATTGAACATAAACCATGAAGGAGCATTTCTTGAGTTATGTCCGGTTCAGGAACTTGGTCATTTGTATGAATATCCTTATCAGCATTATATCTAGTTTTGAATGTTTCGCagtgtttgctattttccaCTTCTTGCTGGCTATAACATGCTGGTCTTTATTTCACATTGctgagttgttgtttttttatttattgttttcttgtcatattgttttcctgttttcatgtgttttggacACATGTAGGATATTTTTAAAACAAGGATATTATAAATATGTAATTACAGTTCACttaattttgttgatttgtttagATGAGGAGAGTCTGGCTTTCACTGAGGGAAAGGTGACTGCAGACACATGAGCATGCTGACTCAGCAGTATCACAACATCCACACCATATTTAGCTAGAGACAAATTATAATGTAAAGTCTCTTTCAAATTGGCACACGTGTGGCAGAATGACCAGAGAAAAATGTTACTGGAGTTTATTGTTTActaaatttgaaaatgaatgacaataTTTTGATGAAGTTTCGGTCGACTCATCTGCAGGCGTGGTTATCACTGTTCCTGGTGCTGAGTGTGTTTGGTCTCATTCCCTAGTATTTGTTCATAAAATATCGCAAACATTAGACATCAAAATGACGTAATCGCGCTGATTTAAATCATACAGCTTCACCGTTGGAAATATATAATACTCGTAAATGTTCCGCAGAATCCTCACAACATTTTGAAAGGCATTTGTTTTCTGGCtttatttaaatgacatacCGAGTTTGCTTGCTTGCTGAGAAAGAGTCCATCTCTTAATGTCTTGGCAGTTACTAAACCATGTTTGGAGAGAGCTTCGCTGTAGCAACGAAACATTTTACAATTTATCTATCGCTACAAACTCTCCCACTTTTCTGCAGCCAGACGTTTGGTCGCATGGTGTCAGTATAATGTAAAAAGTCATCAGTGCACACTGTCGTCATTGCATGTTGGTTCCACCTCTTGACAGCGTTCTCACTTCCACAGAAGCACAGCTTTCTCTTGGCTTATTGTTGGATCTCTTAATATCCTGCTTGCCACTTTTTGACGATGTAGGAGAGGATCTTACACTACAGGGAGGTGTTGGATTCTGATTTCATAACGTAATTACTGGTCGTGTGGTGGATGACTGATGTTGTCGGGTGCAACCATGGAACAAAGAAGATGCAAGCCACGAAAGGCGCGTGGATTTTTGGTCGGCTGCgtggctgctgtgtttttctggagTGTGGCCTCGGCGCAGTTAAGATACTCGATCTCTGAGGAAGTTAATGAAGGAACTGTGGTTGGAAATATAGCGAAAGATCTGGGATTAGATAAAAGCACgctgaaagacaggaagtatCGGATTGTTTCCAATAATGCGGATCCTCTTTTCCACGTAAATCAGAACGATGGCATCTTGTATGTGAGCCGAAAGATTGACAGAGAAGAGGTGTGCGCGCAGAGCAGTGCGTGTTTAATAAATGCGAAAACGGTGCTGGAAAACCCACTGGAGGTCCATTATGTTGAAGTGGAAGTGCTGGATATAAATGACCATTCCCCGACTTTtccagaggaagagaaaacgtTGGAGATTTCTGAGTCTGTGTTGCCCGGAGCTCGATTTCAACTAAAAGCCTCACGGGATGCAGACAGTGGTCATTTCTCTGTGCAGCAATATAAACTTAGCCAAAACGATCATTTCCGTTTGGAAGTTAAAGATAAAGGAAACGATGGTAAAATACCGATATTGGTTGTTCAAAAATCTTTGGACAGGGAAACTGCTGGAAGCCACTCATTGGTACTGACGGCTCTTGACGGAGGCAAACCTCCGAAATCGGGTAATATGAATATTCAGGTGAATGTGTTGGATATTAATGATAACGCGCCTGTTTTTACTAAAGAGGTTTATTCTGTGATGCTCGATGAAAATACTCCTGCAGATACAACAGTCATACAagtgaatgcaactgatttaGATGACGGAACGAACGGAGATGTCGTTTACTCATTTAGCAACAGCATGAATCAAGATATATTAAACCTATTTGATATCAGTCCATTAACAGGTGAGATAACTGTTAAAGGATTAATTGATTATGAGGAGAAGGACAAATATGAGATTGAAATTGAGGCATCAGATAAAGGTTTTGCTCCTCTAACAACAGAAAAAAGCGTCATTATTAAGATAGTTGACGTGAATGATAATGCACCTGAGATTGAAGTTACCTCATTTTCAAGCTCCATCCCTGAAGACTCCAGACCTGGAACTACTGTTGCCCTGATCAGTGTGAATGACTTGGACTCTGGTCTCAATGGAAAAGTCATTTGCTCCATAAGTGAAGATGTTCCTTTTGCTCTATCGCCATCTTTAAAAgaaagaatgttttcattagtcACTAAATCACCtctggacagagagaaacagtcaCATTATGACCTGACAATAACTGCAAAAGATGCTGGTCAACCTCCACTGTCGTCTGAAAAGACAATCAGCGTTGTGGTGtcagatgtgaatg contains:
- the LOC143325537 gene encoding protocadherin alpha-8-like isoform X25, which translates into the protein MEQRRYEQRRARGFLVCFVAAVLLWSVASAQLRYSISEEVNEGTVVGNIAKDLGLDKSTLKDRKYRIVSSNADPLFHVNQNDGILYVSRKIDREEVCAQSSTCLINVKTVLENPLEVHYIRLEVLDMNDNFPIFPEKETTLEISENVLPGARFQLKASRDADSGHFSVQQYKLSQNDHFRLEVKDKGDDGKIPILVVQKSLDRETAGSHSLVLIALDGGKPPKTGEMNILVNVLDINDNAPVFTKEVYSVMLDENAAVGTTVTQVNATDLDEGPNGEVVYSFSKSMNQNILKLFDINALTGEITVKGLIDYEEKDKYEIEIEASDKGLAPLTTEKSVIIKIVDMNDNAPEIEVTSFSSSIPEDSRPGTTVALISVNDLDSGLNGKVICSIGEDVPFALSPSLQDKMYSLVTKSPLDREKQSHYDLTITAKDAGQPPMSSEKTISVVVSDVNDNSPEFSLSPYTFYITEANEPGASVFSVKAFDRDENDNALISYHILRDGSQENKLASFLNINSENGDILALKSFDFETVKTFQFQVVATDSGTPSLSSNVTVNVFILDQNDNAPVILYPLSSNGSAEGVEEIPRNVNAGHLVTKVRAYDADIGYNGWLLFSLQEVTDHSLFGLDRYTGQIRTLRSFTETDEAEHKLLILVKDNGNVSLSATATVIVKVVEPKEAFAASDVKSAATVEEGNDVTFYLMITLGSVSVLFIISIIVLIAMQCSKSTDYTSKYLQETNYDGTLCHSIQYRSGDKRYMLVGPRMSIGSTIVPGSHANTLVLPDRRRASEEPKVPSADWRYSASLRAGGVMQSSVHMEESSVMQGAQGVLVQNWPTASSAADAEGGEVSPPMGAGVDSNSWHFRYGPGGPGAPPQHLKPGEVPPEAFIIPGSPAIISIRQNQGGEDDKSDFITFGKKEEAKKKKKKKKEKKDKKDKGKDDGDE